The segment GGCCTGATTTAGTTATGCCCATAAGCACCCTGATGTTGATAATTCATTTTAATCCTGAAATAGGATGCACTCTCATCCTTTATTCGTCTGTTGGTAAGATAGTGAAGGATTGATGTGCTCAGCTAAATGCAGCTGTATGATTACAATAGTAATGATTGATCTGATTCAGTATTTTCCGTTAAACTACATCTTTATGTGAATAGCCATTGAGAAAGAAACCAgatcataacaaaaaaaaaactcacagagTGGTGAAATACTGGGAAGACAACAAACAGCTGTGAGTTTCAGGCTATGATTGCAGTCTCAAAGCCTTCTGCCTTCTAAGTGGGACTATCCTCTTTGTGACATCACCATCACCCAGCATGCCTGGGACTGTAGCTGCCGCTCACTCCATGGGCAGCCTGTATTGTGTGTAGGTGGAGCTTCCTTCCTCTCTTTTCCTGGTGCAAGCTGTCACACCTAGAAGCAATACAAGGACCACTGCCCCTCAGTGCTAGACTTAATATTTGACATGAATATGCATGGTATACACTGCCATGCATTTACATTAATCAGGTTTGTACTCTTCACCACCTTGGTGTTTTAGGGGATTGTTTTCCACAAGCCATTACTATCATGGGACCAAAAACATACGCACACAACAAACTATAGATGCACTGATTCATTTGTTATTTCCAAAGTGATTTAAGGTGACCTCCCTGCCAACTGGCAGACTGACAAGTGAAAGCAGCAAACGTCTTACCTAATAACTTGGGTTTTGATTTGTTTGCTAATAGATCATGGATCATTGAGCCATGTAATAATTTCCTGACCAGTCTTAATTACCAttggtatacattttttttttatttaagtaatatGAATGTGTAATGAAGAAGTAGAATTTTTAGatgtaatgtatgtaaattgATGCAATCGATGTACTGCATACAGAGTGAATTATTGCAGCACTACCCAGCAATACTCCCAGGCTGTTGGAATCAAAGCCTGAAAGGTTAATTGCTTTATGTAGCATTCTTCTCCATGagtctacagtttttttttaatataaatgtattatacCGCCTTTAACTGTGTGTGAGAAAATTCACACGTCGATTCAGAATCATTTTCAAGGTTCATTTAGTTTaaccaaaaaatgtgttttttagtgAGGTTTTGTTACCTAAGCCACGTGTGTCCGAAATTGGCCCTTCAATcctagtctttgttccaaccctgttctaaattgtttaattgaaccaaataaACATCCACCCATATCTTAAAGTAGTTAATGAtatcaatttaccttttaaacctggagtggaatggccctccaggaccgtgattggacaccccagATCTAAGCCCTATTGCTATTGGATCCCATTCTGATCCAGTTGGATTCCATTTTGATTGCTGTCTGTTTCATTTGTCATATACAGTGGTGCCTAAACCCAGGGTCCTTGGCCACCAAATTAGACATTTTAAGCTTGCAAAGAAGTGATTTTTAACATCTCCTTGTTCTTTGCGTTCTTTGCAGTCTTACTTTGTCACAGATTATGACCCGACAATTGAAGATTCCTACACAAAACAGTGTGTGATAGATGAGAGGGCAGCGCGGCTGGACAGTAAGTACAATATAGAAGAGTAAAGACTACGGTATATTCAACACTGGAAGTAACAGGGTACAGGTTTGGACTAGAAAATAATTTGAGCAATGGAAACAGCGTTTTCATTCCTGCTATAAAATCCAAGCAGGTTGAATTGTTCAGAGGGAGTGTGGGCTAATAATTTGCTTGTGTAGCTTTTTACATTAACATCCACTAGGACATTCTAAAACGAAGACCTGTGTAATGTAATTGTTCCTAAACATTGAAAGTAATGTAAGTTGCAGTTAGCATGAAACAGAGGAATAAATGTAGCCTTTAAATTAGAGGTTCTCAAATGCGGTCCTAGGGACCCCATGTGTCTGGGTTTTTATTCCAGCTGAGCTCgcaatcacttaactaaacccttaactgaactaatattagacctttttaattgttttcaagttacttattcaagttgcaaagttcaagttactttaaaataaaatgttatacctaacttgaaatcggcaactgtttaaaagctgaaaacaagtaaaagggtctaattagcaaattatcagttcaattaagggtatcgTTAAGTAATTGACAGCTTAGTTGGAGTAACAACCAGTAGACACAGGGGggttgagaagccctgctttaaATGAAATAGCAGTTTGCCTCAGGTGTAGATTTCTATGTAATTGTTTCATTTTTCGGGGGAGGGAGGCGGGAGTAATATTTAATATTTCCACGCTGTCAAAAAGACTTTCTTATATTAGCCTGGTTACAACTGAGACAGCTTCACGTTTTGACTCACTGCTCGTGTTCATTTGTGCTGGGCCATAACTGACTCGTGGGGCTTCCCTTTTGTTGTCAGTCCTAGACACAGCTGGACAGGAAGAATTTGGAGCCATGCGAGAACAATACATGAGGACAGGGGAGGGTTTCCTTTTGGTTTTCTCTGTCACCGATAGAGGAAGGTAAGCCTAAAACACCGGACACATGCAGCAACATACTATCTTTCTCTCATCATGCATGATCATATGGAGTGCTACCAATGTGCTTGTGAATCTGTCATGGTTTTCTCTTGAGTCCTAGTTTACTCCAGGTGACAAATTATCCAGGTGACAGATTAGAAGCCAGTTTTCCTTTTAAGTAGTCAGGCTTTTGTCCTCTTCAATAAAGGATCTTGCAGTTCATTTTCAATACAGAAGAGGTTTGCTTCGTCTTTATCCCCTGCTAGGGATGCATACTGTGGAAAAGGAGAATATAGTGGTGGAGTATGTAAGAACATACATACTGTGTTATAAGATGTACATTCAATTTGTATATGTCTGGTATAGAGATTTGTTGTTTAGCATTCCATATGGTTGTAATACAGTAACTTCACCTTAATAGGACTGCCTGCCTGAATGTCTGTCGTGATTCTCTGTCGTGATATACAGTATTACCAAGTGAGGACAGTGACATTCACAAAAGGTTCTATTAATGTGCTTCACATCAGCCCTGGGAGTGTTAGTGACTCTCAAAGTGCTTACAGCTGAGTTAGTGAAAAGGAAGAGGTTTGATTCTCATGGCCCTGGTCATGTTCCAATGAGATTTAAAACCCTACACTAAGGACTCATTATTCAAATagtttaaaatgcttaaaaagtATTCTAAAACTCCAGGAATAAGAAATTCAACAACCTGTTGTACTTATTGTGGTCACTgaatgtttgctgtttttgtaaaatataatcTCTGGggactttttatttaaatgcaccTCAGAAATGGACTTGTGAAGTATGTCCATCtcctttttttcttctcctttttaGTTTTGAAGAAATCTACAAATTCCAAAGGCAGATCCTCAGAGTAAAAGACCGTGATGAGTTTCCCATGATCCTCGTTGGTAACAAGGCTGACCTGGAGCACCAGAGACAGGTGATGACTAGCGAATAATTCTTGGAGCCTCTGGCATTCCAGGAATTTTTATAGCGGGGACTATGGATGTCACCACAGGGTTACCATTTGATTTAATGTCTGTATTACCCAGGATTCTCTGTCTCTTTAAATGCACAAAAAGGCACGAGCGACTGTATGCAAATCCTCTGAGTTAACCAAGGTCATAGCCAGCATTTCCCCATTACTTGCTGTTACTGTGTCTCCCAGTTTACAGTAGTGTAATGTGAGGACATTTTTTCTTATCAGCTCTAGAAGGCTCCAACAAACTGAAACGCCTTACTTGTGTCTCTGGATTTctgttttgtgttgcttttaGTCTCTTAAAAACTGTTTGCATCTACTACATGGCCCTTTGTGGCCCTTTTCAAGGGACAgtatttgttgtttgtaaatGGAAAGGGTGCTTGGTCCGCTTTACAGCAGCTAAATAACACCTTTTTACTGTAAGCCGGGGGGAAATGTATATTTGTGAAATTGCTGTTATATCTATTGCTTGGTGTTATTTAGCTTTAAATGTACAAATTCATGGCCAGACCCAAAGCTGTGTAGTGGACAGCCACACTGTGACACCAGTGATGAGTTTCCGGCACAGCTTTCTGAAGGAACTGGACTGTTTAAAAGTGCCCGCAGCAGTTAGTGGGATATGACCTTCAGATCATTTGGTGGATTGTTTGTAGTGACAGAACAGAACCtctttattgtactgtatgtctAAGGTGCCATCTAGTGGATATAAAGGGACAGTACTAAATCTGTTGCTTGTTATTGAAATGTGCACAACTTGAATGTTTTAATATTTGACCCATTTTATTGGGTTGCCTAGATTGCACTTAATTAGATCACCAGTGGAGGGCACCAGAATACCCAGAATTTCAATATAATGACAGCATACTGTACTAACCTATCATGTTGAGGCCAGTAAACACTGTACAATGTGGCTTTTTTTATCATGTTCTGCAAGGTCATACTTTTTTATTGAAGGAGTTCCCTTTGTGATGCTCAGTTATCATGCATACCAGAAGGGATTCTGGtgtattttctttcatttaatattttctttttatatatatatatatatatatatatatatataatttaggtGACGCAAGAAGAGGGGCAACAGCTAGCAAGGCAACTAAAAGTAACCTACATGGAAGCCTCTGCAAAAATCCGAATGAACGTAGACCAAGCTTTTCATGAACTGGTTAGAGTTATAAGGTGAGACTCGGTTTTACTGCATTCGTTCTGCTGTGTTGGTCAAGGAATGCTACCCAGCTATACAATTAATGAGCCACAATTCAAAACGGAAAACAGAAGAACATTTTTTGataaaggtttttgtttttccccTTGGCATGAATGTTCGTCTGATATAAGATGGTGGGCATCATTATACTGCTGGTGCTTCACAATCGTAGTTCTGTCTTCAGTCAaacctttcattttaaattagtgATGCCCTTTTATGACATGCTGTGAAATACCTTGCATACCACCGAATTCCCAGGAGCAGCTTCTAATGAGTTTGCTCTCTCTTCTTTTGCTGTGTACCCAAGGTGTATTGTTACTGCACACTGCAGGCGCTTTGCAGATGTTTTGCTGCAGACTTGTGGGTAATATAGTAGGAGTTATTATTCTTAAAGCAATAACtgtgtttattataaatgtataaacctGTTCTCAATGTCGCACTCTGAAAACAATAGCAGATCTATACAGTACAGCAAATAGATGCTCAGCTCGCTACGCTAATCCTATTGGTTCCTCAACCTATATAGTCCAGGCTCACCTTTCAGTACTTGTTCTGCAAGCCcttctcctccacctccccaccgcctcctttgcaactgtacCTCCCTTCTGGGGGTCAGTGGTCCTCCTTCACCCAGCCTTGGTGACCTCTGACCGACGTCGGAGGTCACACCTCAAACCAGGACGGCTCCTGTCAGTCCAGAAGACGAGAACCTGGGCCAAACAGTCAATCATCCCACACTCCACTTTACATCTTaaactgctgagcttcagtcttTTATCTAAAAATAGACCACAAGCTATTTCATTTAAAGTTCATAAATCAAGATTGTTACACAGGCAAATGATTTATCAGgaatcaattttaaaatgaagGGGTTTATTAAACATGCATTCACTCTAATACGTTCATAAAATCAGCAACCAATGCAGAATGTCAACATAAGactgctgcagtacccttgagcaaggtactttacctagattgctcccgtaaaaacccaactgtataaatgggtaattgtatgtaaaaataatgtaattgtatgtaaaaataatgtgatatcttgtaacaattataagtcgccctggataagggtgtctgctaaaaaataaataataataaaataataaacaatcaaGCAGGCATTACGTTAAAACAATTGCACAGTTAGTATTACATTATACAGCATTACGACAAACAAGGCATTTGAACAACAATTTATCaatgaaataacaataataacatttgAGTAATTGGACAAAGCAACTTTTATATATTTCATTGTAAGAGATTCGCTTATAATCGCTTAGCTTAAAAACTAAGTTGCAAATTCCAATGGAAAGTCCTTCATAGCTTACCatacacaaaacaagaaataaacattTAAGGGACCATCTGAGTTGTAAAACTCATGTTTTTAAGGGATTATCTTGATTTCATTGGTGGTAGCCAGTGCCTACGCATTCGCAGACTTAAACTAATTACTGAGAATACCAATTTGTCTGCAAGTGATCTACAAACTATAGCAATCAAACATGTAAGGCTATATTGATGATTGTTATTGTACTATAGATGAATAGTGCTATCATAGAACTCTAATGGAACTTGCAATGACTCATTGACTAAAATTAAACTGAATAGTTTAAAAACTTGCcctacattattttattttttttccacagaaagTTTCAGGAGCAAGAATGCCCGCCCTCCCCAGAACCAACACGCAAAGAAAAGGACAAGAGTGGCTGCCACTGTGTGATCTTCTGAGGGATCCTTTCACTTTCATCTGCAACCAGCTGCTGCCACCAGTCCCTACTCCTGCCTTCTGACAGCACATCCTGGTTCAATCAGTACTGCCTTCAATAGCTGTATGACTTGTAAGAACGGTCACTGTGATAGCCTTAGTCCAACAAGCTGGGCTCTGTGAAGTCCCAAAGCAAGACTGAGGCAactgaaaaacaacaacacacaaatgAAACTAAACACTAAGGCTGCTTCTTAAATTGCCACATGATGACATTTGTACCTTCAACTGAAAAGAGGAAACAAACAACACCACCCATAATAATAATCCGGAATGTATTAGTAAAGTTTGTTTTTAGCTACTGGTAATTTTGCCTTATCGAGTGAGGTGTTTTAATCACGATTTCACGTCTTGTTTTACTTTGATGTGCTAATCAGCTACTGTACATACTGAAATTCATCACGATTTGAACAATATTTCTAATCAATTCAATATTTAAGCACAGAGAGTGAGGACAAGGTTGGTTGGTTGTGCCaggttgaaaaaaaatattgtacaagTAGCCAAAAAAATGCCaacaatttcattttaattaaattttgtatttttttttctaatgttgcCATTTTGTTCTAGTGGCCAAATCCAGTCGGTATACTGTATTGTATCAAGGACAATCGGACTGGCATTCTTTTGACCTAACAAGATCTTGTCATGTCAAGAGAAACTTGGTACCTTGCTAAAGTTGGACCTTTTGAACTTGCTGGGCCTCCAGGGTCTTAACTGACTGTAACCAGTAGTACAAGTTTAAGACTGTAATGATAATGCAGCACTGTTGTAACCATATGCTTATAACCAATGTTCACCAAAGCTGACACTGTAACTCTGTAATGACCCATCATGAAATCTGATTTGACCTCACCTGGCCTGGAAGTCTGATCCATCTGGATATTAAGGCTGATCCTCCTGATTGCTCCCTGATGTTGAACTCTCCAACCCAGAGAACTCTGCCGGGACAGGCCACTCACTGATCAGAGCCTGGCTTTCCTGGGTGGAGGCATGTTTTAAATccacagttttatttttcaagaGGGTTCACATCACTATTAAGATAATTCAGAGTCTGTTTTGTCTTCCTTTTGATGTTAGTATTTCCAAATAAGGGATACAAAGAAACGAAATGGTatcatcatttttgttttatcttcatgtaatgtaaaaaaaagatggAAGTAATCCTTCAATTGTTGGAGAAGATTAAATGTTTTTTGCTATAtacttttatacattattttcttaTCAGACTAGTTAACAAGTATTTTTATACGTTTGTAAGCGAATATGCTTTCACAGCATAACTTGTGTATATGTAAAGATGAGTATTTAATTCTCacagccttttttttaaaaaaaaactgacaagacTTTAGGTTTAGGTTTAAATCCTCCCGTTTGCTCAGACAGTCCTATCATTAAAGGCAAGTCTTTACACCATGATAAGAACCAGTTTAAAACCTCCTGCTGACGATCATTCCGTTTGACTGTGGATGGGCTCTCGATTAGTTGTTCTGGAAACTGTTTAAGTCCCCAGAACAGCTGTAATACTTACCGACCGTGCATGACTTTCTATTGACAGAGTGTGTGTACATCCAATTCCATgacgtgtttttctttttaaaaaaaaaaaaaaatcttactctACCCCTGTATAGCTTCTGGTGCTAGAATAAAACAATGATTTAaccaatttaaagaaaaaaaaatccactattttttcctctttttgttttttccatACCCATTTCAAAGTTAACATTATTACCTTTAAAGAGTACGAGTGATTTTGATTATTAATGTAGTGTTTGCTGCTTGTGGAAGTTGAGAGAAGGCGTCACTGCTGATATTGGTGTATACCCCACTGAGTCGTTATGCTATGATAGCAAATGCATAGTGTTTTAGGTACTGTGCCACTGCATCTGTGGGATGTATTTGAAGATGTGAATAGATGGATTCAATGAAGACTAACTGGGGTGAAGTGAGCAATAAATGCCAGTCGTATCATGAATGacttcattttatttagtttacagAGGATGTGCGTACAGTATGAGATGAAAGATGAGTAAATGGAGAGAAAGGCATAAATAATACAAACCAGCATTGGCAGGTAATGCAATAGCAAATGtatcaaaaaacaaaattgcaataaAAATGACAGCAATCTGCCTTGTTAGTCTTAGCCATGAACATTACAGCAAATTATTTAAAGCTGCTTTTCTACTGTCCCCAAATTACATGCAATGATGCAGCGGCTTGAAGACTCTGAGTCATAATGCTTTAAGAGGGATGTGAGCGAAATGAACACTGCTGATGTGAGGAGAGGAATACAAAACTAGCTGCAAAGGTTTTTATTACAAAAAGAGGGTGGCAAAGAGCCATTGAACCATTCTAATGCAGGGAGGCGTTTCCCAAAAGCCTCTTCTGCCTAACTGTGAAACCATTGTAAGAATAGCTTTTGAAAACCCAAGAAAATGTGTCTCCAGATGCTTTTAAATTTCTACTTGAGTTAGCAAGGTCAGAGTAGGTTTCGGTATGCTATTGACGTTTTAGAATATGCTTCAACGCGCACGTACACTGTGCAGGTGTTTTAAAAAGAACACCATTAAGTGGTGTTTGTAAGAATCTGTGAATTAATGCGTTCAAGTTGTGTAAGTCCTGTCCACAACAGTTAATCTAATTAGACCATTAAATGATCAATCACATTAAATACACATTAGAGTGGAATGGCTCATAATAAGCAACGTTTACCACCCCTTAGACACATGCAAGAACAATCAGCACTAGTTTTGAAAATGTTCAGTATTTCTTATGGCGTTGTTATCTTCTAAAGAAGACCTATTGGTCCTTTACAGAAAGGCGGCAGGAGATACAAATGAAGACAATCATGGCAATCGTCAGCAAAGAGGTGAGTGAAATCCGAACAATGCTGAGAATCCATAGATCTTCACAAAGCGCAACCTGAGAATTGCAGGGCAGtcctgttaaaaacaaacacagaattgAAGGCACAGTACATTATACAATGTGGTATTTCTTGAAAGCTGACAGGTTAATGGTCTGGTTAGCAGATGCACTTGGACGTTAGACATGATTCCGAGAGCTATGTTGAGGATAAAGGTGCTGACAATTTCTTACAcctgtaactttaaagtctgtttcaaaggtctttttttttttaaatggctgctctagtgcactgatagtgtaagggttGTTGCTCTGTCAAAAAGATAGCACAGCAATAACAATTCATGACATGGtatgaacagaaaagccagagtacTTGTTGTTATTATTCTATAGCAgtgctgtcaagcaattaaaaaaagattaatcgTGActcttcagatttaaaaaaaaaaatgtatctcagttaattgatacaattactgcatcaatCTAATTTGTTTCATTacggatattattattattattattattattattattattattattattattattattcaaaaaataACCCAGcattaaaaaccctgttttcctatttctggattctttttatagttttacaatccagcattgttgttaaattgtttgaaccaactgctaaatcacaatggagtcagtttattattcAGCTTACTGCATTTActattatcagtttcctttactcataaactgatatttttaactgctgttttaaataataataataataataataataataataataataaattctcttattaataacttgaaattgcctaaata is part of the Acipenser ruthenus chromosome 27, fAciRut3.2 maternal haplotype, whole genome shotgun sequence genome and harbors:
- the LOC117431956 gene encoding ras-related protein R-Ras2, translating into MAGWKDRSVQEKYRLVVVGGGGVGKSALTIQFIQSYFVTDYDPTIEDSYTKQCVIDERAARLDILDTAGQEEFGAMREQYMRTGEGFLLVFSVTDRGSFEEIYKFQRQILRVKDRDEFPMILVGNKADLEHQRQVTQEEGQQLARQLKVTYMEASAKIRMNVDQAFHELVRVIRKFQEQECPPSPEPTRKEKDKSGCHCVIF